In Alicyclobacillus macrosporangiidus CPP55, a single window of DNA contains:
- the spoIIM gene encoding stage II sporulation protein M — MSVIPIPAAGIPWAERAASGWRWLCTRGRPFWRAWTFLTAVVLCGLVFGGLTAGQLNAADTTVLARSVQELLTAVGQHQLAPAHTLWWQRMIGDGQLLALLWLFGVSVIGLPFIVIALFLRAFGVGFAVGFTVLQFGWRGLVVAAIAVFLHQLLSMTALLGAGVAALRFSADILRQVHTRPRLPMALLQYSAWFLLCLGGLMAGASVQAYVAPALLTAAFTP, encoded by the coding sequence GTGTCCGTGATCCCCATCCCAGCGGCAGGCATCCCATGGGCCGAGCGGGCGGCGAGCGGCTGGCGGTGGCTGTGCACGCGCGGCCGGCCGTTTTGGCGCGCCTGGACGTTTTTGACCGCGGTGGTGCTGTGCGGGCTGGTGTTCGGTGGTTTGACCGCCGGGCAGTTGAATGCGGCGGATACCACCGTATTGGCGCGTTCGGTCCAAGAGCTGCTGACGGCTGTCGGCCAGCATCAGCTAGCCCCGGCGCACACACTGTGGTGGCAGCGCATGATTGGGGACGGGCAGCTGCTCGCCCTGTTGTGGTTATTCGGGGTGTCGGTGATCGGGCTGCCGTTCATCGTCATCGCCCTTTTTCTACGCGCGTTCGGCGTCGGCTTTGCCGTGGGATTCACAGTCCTGCAGTTCGGTTGGCGCGGCCTGGTCGTCGCCGCCATCGCCGTGTTCTTACATCAACTGCTCTCGATGACGGCGCTGTTGGGAGCGGGGGTGGCGGCGCTGCGCTTCTCGGCCGACATCCTGCGCCAGGTGCACACGCGCCCGCGGCTCCCCATGGCTCTGCTGCAATACAGCGCCTGGTTCCTGCTCTGTCTCGGCGGCCTGATGGCGGGGGCGTCCGTGCAGGCGTACGTGGCACCGGCTCTCCTGACTGCAGCGTTCACCCCGTGA
- a CDS encoding DUF1540 domain-containing protein encodes MPKGVRCLVEECVFNERHDCVADEIEVRSNGNDIVGTSKGTECGTFRFRDFDDGQLARQPQVHA; translated from the coding sequence ATGCCAAAGGGTGTCCGATGCCTGGTCGAGGAGTGCGTGTTCAACGAGCGTCACGACTGCGTGGCCGACGAAATTGAGGTTCGGTCCAACGGCAACGATATCGTTGGCACCTCGAAGGGGACGGAGTGCGGGACCTTCCGTTTCCGGGACTTCGACGACGGCCAGTTGGCCCGCCAGCCGCAGGTCCACGCGTGA
- a CDS encoding NUDIX hydrolase — MDNSLQERVLERTRVFSGRMIQLETWRVQLPDGREAGREVVLHPGAVAILAESEPGVVLCVEQYRTATGETLLEIPAGKLEPGEAPAACAMRELAEETGYTAAKLTPIASFFTSPGFADELVHLFYATGLTRGDAHPDADEFVRLRPVTKDEASAWVAEGRLRDAKTLVAFLWWLGQSGAAKR; from the coding sequence ATGGACAATTCTTTGCAGGAGCGGGTCCTCGAACGGACGCGCGTGTTCAGCGGCCGGATGATCCAGTTGGAGACGTGGCGCGTGCAGCTGCCCGACGGGCGGGAGGCCGGCCGCGAGGTGGTGCTGCATCCGGGCGCGGTCGCCATCCTCGCGGAGTCGGAGCCGGGGGTGGTGCTGTGCGTGGAACAGTACCGGACGGCGACGGGGGAGACGCTGTTGGAGATCCCGGCGGGCAAACTGGAGCCCGGGGAGGCACCGGCGGCGTGCGCCATGCGGGAGTTGGCCGAAGAGACCGGGTACACCGCCGCCAAGCTCACGCCGATCGCGTCCTTTTTCACCAGCCCGGGGTTCGCGGACGAACTGGTTCACCTGTTTTACGCCACCGGCCTCACCCGGGGCGACGCCCATCCGGACGCGGATGAGTTCGTACGGCTGCGCCCGGTCACGAAAGACGAGGCGAGCGCATGGGTGGCGGAAGGGCGCCTGCGGGACGCGAAGACCCTCGTCGCCTTCTTGTGGTGGCTCGGGCAGTCGGGAGCGGCGAAGCGGTGA
- a CDS encoding phosphopentomutase, with protein sequence MEKKRWIWIVLDSVGIGAAPDAERYGRGDANSHTLRHIAEAVGGLRVPQLAAMGLGCISAIPGVPCEAPVGAFGRMREQSWGKDTTNGHWEFVGVVLDKPLPVYPEGFPPEVMEPFERYVGKPALCNRPASGTEVIQQYGPEHERTGRPIVYTSADSVFQIAAHEDVVPVEVLYDWCRYARSILTGPHAVGRVIARPFTGSPGRYQRTHRRKDFSLTFGETVLNRVAARGYPVAGIGKIADIYGGSGITEAIHTENNMDGVDKLIAQLDRQDEGIVYVNLVDFDMLYGHRNDPVGFARAVEAFDARLSEIRERVRPGEVLCIVADHGCDPTTEGTDHTREWVPLLLWTPGMRRGVALGDRETFADVGATLAEYFQVDPPPVGRSVLAQVFGADATSSV encoded by the coding sequence ATGGAGAAAAAGCGGTGGATATGGATTGTGCTGGACAGCGTCGGCATCGGGGCGGCGCCGGACGCGGAACGGTACGGACGGGGCGATGCGAACAGCCACACGCTGCGCCACATCGCCGAGGCCGTCGGGGGATTGCGTGTGCCGCAGTTGGCGGCGATGGGTCTGGGGTGCATCTCCGCGATCCCCGGTGTACCCTGCGAAGCGCCCGTTGGAGCATTTGGACGGATGCGGGAACAGTCCTGGGGGAAGGACACCACCAACGGCCACTGGGAGTTCGTCGGGGTCGTGTTGGACAAGCCGCTGCCTGTGTATCCGGAGGGATTCCCGCCCGAGGTGATGGAGCCGTTCGAGCGGTACGTCGGGAAGCCGGCATTGTGCAATCGCCCCGCCTCCGGAACCGAGGTAATCCAGCAGTATGGCCCGGAGCACGAGCGGACCGGCCGGCCCATCGTCTACACGTCGGCGGACAGCGTGTTTCAGATCGCTGCCCACGAGGACGTTGTGCCGGTGGAGGTGCTGTACGATTGGTGCCGCTACGCCCGCTCCATCCTCACGGGTCCGCATGCCGTTGGCCGCGTGATCGCGCGTCCGTTCACCGGATCTCCGGGCCGTTACCAGCGGACGCACCGGAGGAAAGACTTTTCACTGACGTTCGGGGAGACGGTGCTCAACCGAGTGGCCGCCCGCGGGTACCCGGTGGCCGGCATCGGCAAGATCGCCGATATCTACGGCGGGTCGGGCATCACGGAGGCCATTCACACGGAAAACAACATGGACGGCGTCGACAAGCTGATCGCGCAGTTGGACCGCCAGGACGAGGGCATCGTGTACGTGAACCTGGTGGATTTTGACATGCTGTATGGCCACCGCAATGACCCGGTTGGATTTGCGCGGGCCGTAGAGGCATTTGACGCTCGTCTTTCGGAGATCCGGGAGCGCGTCCGGCCAGGCGAGGTGTTGTGCATTGTGGCCGATCACGGCTGCGATCCGACGACCGAAGGGACCGATCACACGCGCGAATGGGTACCGCTCCTGTTATGGACGCCGGGCATGCGCCGGGGCGTCGCATTGGGAGACCGGGAGACGTTCGCCGACGTGGGGGCGACGCTGGCGGAGTATTTCCAGGTCGATCCACCCCCTGTGGGGCGGAGTGTGTTGGCGCAGGTGTTCGGTGCGGACGCGACTTCCTCAGTTTAG
- a CDS encoding D-alanyl-D-alanine carboxypeptidase family protein gives MGRGVRRGWPAAGALALLCCLVPGTAGAQSFPAAVGGSSWAAGHGTAAAASVEIRPVREPQPDAEDEGIGLAHESRAAVVMDYATGKVLFEKDAHEKLPMASITKVMTLLLVAEAIDSGRLRLTDKVKTSEYAASMGGSQVFLEPGETMTVEDLVKGIAIASANDACVALAEHLAGSEEAFVRQMNRRARELGMDGTHFVNCNGLPEPDHYSSAHDIAIMSRELLKHEWITKYTSVYSDYLRKDTEHPFWLVNTNKLVRFYPGVDGLKTGYTAEAKYCLTATAKKDGFRVIAVVMGAPKPSVRNREVSELLNWSFSTFTSKVLYKAGQQVATVHVLHGTPETIPVVTSDTVGVIYKRGEHPSLQTQMAIDDLQAPVKPGQVVGELKVVDGEDVVGSCHLVAGTGARKAGLFETLGRTVRGMVTFGR, from the coding sequence ATGGGACGTGGTGTGAGGCGTGGATGGCCGGCGGCCGGTGCGTTGGCCCTGTTGTGTTGTCTGGTGCCGGGGACAGCGGGGGCGCAATCGTTCCCGGCGGCGGTGGGCGGGAGTTCGTGGGCAGCCGGGCACGGAACGGCTGCGGCGGCGAGCGTGGAGATCCGTCCGGTGCGCGAGCCACAGCCGGATGCGGAAGATGAAGGGATTGGGCTGGCACATGAGTCCAGAGCGGCGGTGGTGATGGACTACGCCACGGGGAAAGTGTTGTTTGAGAAGGATGCGCATGAGAAGCTGCCGATGGCGAGCATCACCAAGGTGATGACACTCCTGTTGGTGGCCGAAGCGATTGACAGCGGACGGCTGCGCTTGACCGATAAAGTCAAGACCAGCGAGTACGCGGCCAGCATGGGCGGTTCACAGGTCTTCCTCGAGCCAGGGGAGACGATGACGGTCGAGGATCTCGTCAAAGGGATCGCGATTGCGTCGGCCAATGACGCCTGCGTCGCCCTGGCGGAACACCTGGCGGGCAGCGAGGAGGCTTTCGTGCGCCAAATGAACCGTCGGGCGCGAGAGCTGGGGATGGACGGCACGCATTTCGTGAACTGCAACGGGCTGCCCGAGCCGGATCACTACAGCTCAGCCCATGACATCGCCATCATGTCGCGAGAACTGTTGAAACACGAGTGGATCACGAAGTATACGTCCGTCTACAGCGACTATCTGCGCAAAGACACCGAACACCCGTTCTGGCTGGTCAACACCAACAAGCTGGTCCGGTTTTATCCTGGCGTCGACGGGCTGAAGACGGGATATACTGCCGAAGCGAAATACTGCCTGACCGCGACGGCGAAGAAGGACGGGTTTCGGGTGATCGCAGTGGTCATGGGCGCTCCGAAACCGTCCGTCCGCAACCGAGAGGTCAGCGAACTGTTGAACTGGTCGTTCAGCACCTTTACGTCTAAAGTTCTGTACAAAGCGGGCCAGCAGGTGGCTACCGTCCACGTCCTGCACGGCACACCGGAGACCATTCCGGTCGTGACGAGCGACACCGTCGGGGTCATCTACAAACGGGGAGAGCACCCGTCCTTGCAGACCCAGATGGCGATCGACGACCTGCAGGCACCGGTGAAGCCCGGACAAGTCGTGGGGGAACTGAAGGTCGTCGACGGTGAGGATGTCGTAGGGTCCTGCCATCTGGTCGCCGGAACAGGTGCGCGCAAGGCGGGCCTGTTTGAGACCTTGGGCCGCACGGTCCGCGGCATGGTCACCTTTGGACGCTGA
- a CDS encoding RNHCP domain-containing protein produces MALKRFTHRNESFTCAHCGAEVPAAARTCRNHCPHCLYSLHLDVFPGDRAANCGGLMAPVRVTYHSKKGYQIVHRCERCGHESVNIAALDDPVQPDSLDALMAVMRRG; encoded by the coding sequence GTGGCTTTGAAGCGGTTCACCCACCGCAACGAATCGTTCACCTGCGCCCACTGCGGCGCCGAAGTACCGGCGGCGGCGCGCACCTGCCGCAACCATTGCCCGCACTGTCTGTACTCGCTGCATCTGGATGTGTTCCCCGGTGACCGGGCGGCGAACTGCGGCGGACTGATGGCGCCGGTGCGCGTGACCTACCACAGCAAGAAAGGCTATCAGATTGTCCACCGGTGTGAACGGTGCGGTCACGAATCGGTGAACATCGCGGCGTTGGACGATCCGGTTCAACCCGATTCCCTCGACGCCTTGATGGCGGTGATGCGGCGTGGCTGA
- the xerD gene encoding site-specific tyrosine recombinase XerD, with protein sequence MNEWIPRFADYLAVERGLSANTRESYQRDLKAFCLYLQDTWHVTPECARQPHIAGYLAHLRAQGRAATTVSRNLASLRSFYHFLLREGQLSQDPTVHIDSPKVEKRLPKVLTVHEVERLLDAPDVATPSGARDKAMLELLYATGIRVSELVSIRVSDVNLSAGFIRCIGKGSKERIIPVGDIARRALLHYLQFGRVRLLKDSNPPELFLNHHGQPMSRQGFWKILKKHSRSANIVKDITPHTLRHSFATHLLERGADLRAVQEMLGHADISTTQIYTHVTRTRLKEVYLSAHPRVK encoded by the coding sequence ATGAATGAGTGGATTCCCCGGTTTGCGGATTACCTGGCGGTGGAAAGAGGGCTGTCCGCCAACACACGAGAATCGTATCAACGGGACCTGAAGGCGTTCTGCCTCTACCTGCAGGACACGTGGCACGTCACGCCCGAATGCGCCCGGCAGCCGCACATCGCGGGATACCTCGCGCATCTCCGGGCGCAGGGCCGAGCCGCGACAACCGTATCGCGCAATCTGGCGAGTCTGCGCTCGTTCTATCATTTCTTGCTGCGGGAAGGCCAGCTGTCCCAGGACCCGACGGTGCACATCGATTCGCCCAAGGTGGAGAAACGGCTGCCAAAGGTCCTGACGGTGCACGAGGTGGAACGCCTGTTGGACGCGCCGGACGTGGCGACCCCGAGCGGTGCGAGAGACAAGGCGATGCTCGAACTGCTGTACGCCACCGGCATCCGGGTGAGTGAACTGGTGTCCATCCGCGTGTCGGACGTCAACCTCAGTGCGGGGTTCATCCGCTGCATCGGCAAGGGGTCGAAGGAACGGATCATCCCAGTTGGCGACATCGCCCGCAGGGCGCTCCTGCATTATCTGCAGTTCGGCCGCGTACGGCTGTTGAAGGACAGCAACCCGCCGGAGCTCTTTCTCAATCATCACGGACAGCCGATGTCGCGCCAGGGCTTCTGGAAGATATTGAAAAAGCACTCCCGTTCTGCCAACATCGTGAAAGATATCACGCCGCACACGCTGCGCCATTCGTTCGCCACGCATCTGCTGGAGCGCGGCGCCGACCTGCGGGCGGTTCAGGAGATGCTGGGGCACGCGGACATCTCGACGACGCAGATCTACACGCACGTGACGCGGACGCGTTTAAAAGAGGTGTACCTGAGCGCCCATCCCCGTGTGAAGTGA
- a CDS encoding endonuclease Q family protein produces the protein MNRYFCDFHIHIGRAMGRPVKMAAAPSLTLDAVLDHARRRKGLHLITVIDAVCTPVLAELEAYVRDGRLQPVPGGGLVTEQGLVILLGAEVEVAGPSGGAAHFGAWFGDLPAAQDFHHWLATVQTNPSLSSQRASVDALRLEHEVVARGGLFVIHHAFTPHKGLYGNCVAHMADMVDPAGVAALELGLSADTDMADCLSELEDVTFLTDSDAHSVQKIAREYNELRMAQACFAEVERALARRDGRGVAANYGLTPALGKYHRTACAACGRPWPDGQVVCPCGGRRRTVGVFDRLIEVRDREMPVHPRHRPPYVHQIPLEFVPGLGPKSRERLFSAFGTEMAILHDVPVEALAEVVGATLARRIDDARSGRLQVRTGGGGVYGKVLA, from the coding sequence GTGAACCGGTACTTTTGCGACTTTCACATCCACATCGGACGGGCGATGGGCCGGCCGGTGAAGATGGCCGCCGCGCCTTCGCTCACCCTTGACGCAGTCCTCGATCACGCGAGGCGGCGCAAAGGGCTCCATCTGATCACCGTGATCGACGCCGTGTGCACCCCGGTGCTGGCCGAGCTGGAGGCGTACGTGCGCGACGGACGCCTGCAGCCGGTACCGGGCGGCGGGCTGGTGACGGAGCAGGGGCTCGTCATCCTGCTCGGGGCTGAGGTGGAGGTGGCGGGGCCGTCGGGCGGCGCTGCGCACTTCGGGGCGTGGTTCGGGGACCTTCCGGCGGCGCAGGACTTCCACCACTGGCTCGCCACCGTGCAGACGAATCCGAGCCTGTCCTCCCAGCGCGCGAGCGTGGATGCCCTCCGGCTCGAGCACGAGGTCGTGGCGCGCGGCGGACTGTTCGTCATCCATCACGCGTTCACGCCGCACAAGGGCCTGTACGGGAACTGCGTCGCGCACATGGCGGACATGGTCGATCCCGCCGGCGTCGCGGCGCTGGAGTTGGGGCTGTCGGCGGACACGGACATGGCGGATTGCCTCAGCGAACTGGAGGATGTCACCTTTCTCACCGATTCGGACGCGCACTCGGTGCAGAAGATCGCCCGCGAGTACAATGAGCTCCGGATGGCGCAGGCGTGCTTTGCTGAGGTGGAGCGGGCCCTGGCCCGGCGGGACGGTCGAGGCGTGGCGGCGAACTACGGCCTGACGCCGGCCCTCGGCAAGTACCACCGGACCGCCTGCGCCGCCTGCGGGCGTCCGTGGCCGGACGGGCAGGTGGTGTGCCCCTGCGGCGGGCGACGGCGGACAGTGGGCGTGTTCGACCGCCTGATCGAGGTTCGGGATCGCGAGATGCCGGTACATCCTCGCCACCGGCCGCCTTACGTCCACCAGATCCCCCTGGAGTTCGTCCCCGGTCTCGGCCCCAAGTCGCGGGAGCGCCTGTTTTCCGCCTTTGGCACGGAGATGGCCATCCTGCACGACGTGCCCGTGGAGGCCCTGGCGGAGGTGGTCGGGGCGACGCTGGCCCGGCGGATCGACGATGCCCGTTCGGGCCGTCTCCAGGTGCGCACGGGCGGCGGCGGCGTGTACGGGAAGGTGTTGGCCTGA